In Zunongwangia profunda SM-A87, the following proteins share a genomic window:
- a CDS encoding sensor histidine kinase: protein MKLLKLSLRTRIFISMILLVLGASILIAGVTIYQYKQEAEAYHRERLERKEQAIRENINFVLASTTYMVNTENIPSIFKQNQKIYEMSQVHEMQINIYDLEGKLLISSKENFFKDTTDYQIDKPILAKLDASSNRRYLMKGETNGEKFQSSYTYITDQRFKPLAILYLPYLQDDSVLNRDLNDFLMRLGEVYLFMLALAIILSYFLSKYITKSLKIISEKINQTRLDKRNQKIELSNASEEIYALISAYNSMIDELEESAVKLATGEREQAWREMAKQVAHEIKNPLTPMRLSVQSFERRFDRNDPEIEHKVNEFCDTLINQIDTMSSIASAFSNFAKMPAQQNETLNVPKITKLALDIFNENYIIFNSEKEEILAKFDRTQLIRVVTNLVKNAIQAMDNTKDPKIVVSIDEEPDNVCISICDNGHGISAENREKIFEPKFTTKNSGMGLGLAMVKNIVETYKGSINFTSKPGKGTIFKVRFPK from the coding sequence ATGAAGCTTTTAAAATTATCCTTAAGAACGCGTATTTTTATTTCCATGATCCTTTTGGTATTGGGAGCTTCTATCTTGATCGCAGGGGTTACCATCTATCAATATAAACAAGAAGCAGAAGCTTATCATCGTGAGCGCCTGGAGCGTAAAGAACAAGCTATTAGGGAAAATATAAACTTTGTACTTGCCAGTACGACCTATATGGTGAATACCGAGAATATACCTTCTATTTTTAAACAAAACCAGAAGATTTATGAAATGTCTCAGGTACACGAGATGCAAATCAATATCTATGATCTGGAAGGAAAATTATTAATAAGTTCTAAAGAGAATTTTTTTAAAGATACCACAGACTATCAAATCGATAAGCCCATTTTAGCCAAATTGGATGCCTCTTCTAACCGAAGATATTTAATGAAGGGCGAAACCAACGGCGAGAAATTTCAGTCATCATATACCTATATTACCGATCAGCGCTTCAAACCTTTGGCGATCTTATATTTACCCTATCTTCAGGATGATAGTGTACTAAACCGTGACCTTAATGACTTTTTGATGCGCCTGGGAGAAGTTTATCTTTTTATGCTGGCGCTGGCGATAATTTTATCTTATTTCCTTTCAAAATATATTACCAAGTCTCTTAAGATTATTTCAGAAAAAATTAATCAAACCCGGTTGGATAAACGAAACCAGAAGATTGAGCTTAGCAATGCTTCTGAAGAAATTTATGCACTTATTTCGGCTTATAATTCGATGATCGATGAGTTAGAAGAAAGCGCGGTAAAACTAGCGACCGGTGAGCGAGAACAAGCCTGGCGAGAAATGGCAAAACAGGTTGCGCACGAAATTAAAAATCCGCTTACGCCAATGCGTTTAAGTGTCCAAAGTTTTGAGCGCAGGTTTGATAGAAATGATCCAGAAATTGAGCATAAAGTCAACGAATTTTGTGATACTTTAATTAATCAGATCGATACGATGAGCTCGATTGCCTCGGCGTTTTCAAACTTTGCTAAAATGCCAGCGCAGCAAAATGAAACCTTAAATGTGCCTAAAATCACCAAATTGGCACTCGATATTTTCAACGAAAATTACATCATTTTCAATTCAGAAAAAGAGGAAATTTTAGCCAAGTTCGATCGTACACAGCTTATACGAGTAGTGACCAATCTGGTAAAAAATGCCATTCAGGCTATGGACAACACAAAAGATCCAAAAATTGTGGTGAGTATTGATGAAGAGCCCGATAATGTGTGTATTAGTATTTGTGATAACGGGCATGGAATTTCAGCAGAAAACAGAGAAAAGATTTTTGAGCCTAAGTTTACTACAAAGAATAGCGGAATGGGATTAGGTCTTGCAATGGTTAAAAATATTGTAGAAACTTATAAAGGAAGTATAAATTTTACCTCAAAACCCGGCAAAGGCACTATCTTTAAAGTCCGTTTTCCTAAGTAA
- a CDS encoding enoyl-CoA hydratase/isomerase family protein, whose product MSYQNILVEEENEILYITIDRPSKLNALNRDTIQELHEAFSEAKDDNEVKVIILTGSGEKAFVAGADISEFADFSPEEGKQLAAEGHAKLFDFVANFPKPVIAAVNGFALGGGLELAMAAHFRVASENAKMGLPEVSLGVIPGYGGTQRLSQIVGKGRAMEMIMTAGMIDANQALQYNLVNHVTTQEELLEFTEKLAGKILNNSLVAIEGAIKAINASYEKGVNGFEVEMNEFGKAFGTEDFKEGTSAFLNKRKAEFPGK is encoded by the coding sequence ATGAGTTATCAAAATATTTTAGTTGAAGAAGAAAACGAAATTCTTTACATTACCATAGATCGTCCTTCTAAGCTTAATGCTTTAAATAGAGATACGATACAGGAGCTTCATGAAGCTTTTTCTGAAGCAAAAGATGATAATGAGGTAAAAGTTATTATCCTTACTGGAAGTGGAGAAAAGGCCTTTGTTGCCGGTGCAGATATTAGTGAGTTTGCTGATTTTTCTCCGGAAGAAGGAAAGCAACTGGCTGCTGAAGGACATGCCAAATTGTTTGATTTCGTGGCTAATTTCCCAAAACCGGTAATTGCCGCCGTAAATGGGTTTGCTTTAGGTGGCGGACTAGAACTGGCAATGGCGGCACATTTTAGAGTTGCTTCTGAAAATGCTAAAATGGGATTGCCAGAAGTTTCTTTAGGAGTGATTCCCGGTTATGGCGGCACACAACGTTTATCCCAAATTGTTGGAAAGGGTCGTGCTATGGAAATGATTATGACAGCCGGAATGATAGATGCCAATCAGGCTTTGCAATATAATTTAGTAAACCACGTAACTACTCAGGAAGAACTTTTAGAATTTACGGAAAAATTAGCCGGTAAGATTCTTAACAATTCACTAGTGGCTATTGAGGGGGCGATTAAAGCCATTAATGCCAGCTACGAAAAAGGAGTAAACGGATTTGAAGTTGAAATGAATGAATTTGGAAAAGCTTTTGGAACTGAAGATTTTAAAGAAGGAACTTCTGCTTTTTTAAATAAACGAAAAGCAGAATTTCCCGGGAAGTGA
- a CDS encoding PA0069 family radical SAM protein, with translation MSKSQEYIKGRGAQSNVANRFDANTHEFRDDFLNYCAAEGDDFQESKTVTIDTFPKTIVNKVESPDVGMAYSLNPYQGCEHGCIYCYARNSHEYWGFSPGLDFEQKILVKRNAVELLEKKLRSKKWQARPIVMSGNTDCYQPVEKQLEITRKLLQTFLKYRHPVGIITKNALVLRDLDILEELHNDRLVHVNISITSLQEETRRILEPRTASIKKRLETVEKLSAKGIPVNVMMAPIIPSVNSHEIMPLVKEIANRGALSVGYTIVRLNGAIGGIFTDWIKKTMPNRADKVLHQIENIHGGSLNDSRFGTRMKGEGEFADQVKQQFKIARNLYLKDRQRRVVNCNLHEEYKDGQMKLF, from the coding sequence ATGTCCAAATCACAAGAATATATAAAAGGCAGAGGAGCACAGAGCAATGTGGCTAATCGATTTGATGCAAATACTCACGAGTTTCGAGATGATTTTTTAAATTACTGTGCTGCTGAAGGTGATGATTTTCAGGAAAGCAAAACCGTGACGATCGATACCTTTCCTAAAACGATTGTGAATAAAGTAGAAAGTCCAGATGTGGGTATGGCGTATTCTCTAAATCCATATCAGGGCTGTGAACACGGATGTATTTATTGCTATGCGCGGAATTCTCATGAATATTGGGGATTTAGCCCTGGACTGGATTTTGAGCAGAAAATTCTGGTGAAAAGAAATGCGGTAGAATTACTGGAAAAGAAACTCCGAAGCAAAAAATGGCAGGCTAGACCTATTGTTATGTCTGGCAATACCGATTGTTATCAACCGGTAGAAAAGCAATTGGAGATTACGCGAAAATTGCTCCAAACCTTTTTAAAATATCGGCATCCGGTGGGAATCATTACCAAAAATGCTTTAGTGCTGCGTGATCTTGATATTTTAGAAGAGCTGCATAACGATCGCTTAGTTCATGTAAATATTTCGATCACCAGTTTACAGGAAGAAACACGCCGAATTTTAGAACCTCGAACCGCAAGTATCAAAAAGCGATTGGAAACTGTCGAAAAACTCTCGGCAAAAGGAATTCCGGTAAATGTAATGATGGCGCCTATAATTCCGTCGGTAAACAGTCATGAAATTATGCCTTTGGTAAAAGAAATTGCCAATCGGGGAGCGCTGAGTGTTGGCTATACGATTGTACGATTAAACGGTGCGATTGGTGGAATTTTTACCGATTGGATAAAGAAAACAATGCCGAATAGGGCAGATAAGGTACTGCATCAAATTGAAAATATTCACGGCGGAAGTTTAAATGACAGCCGGTTCGGAACACGAATGAAGGGTGAAGGTGAATTTGCCGATCAGGTAAAACAACAGTTTAAAATTGCCAGAAATTTATATTTAAAAGATCGCCAACGCAGGGTAGTAAATTGCAATTTACATGAAGAATATAAAGATGGACAGATGAAACTATTTTGA
- a CDS encoding Fpg/Nei family DNA glycosylase has protein sequence MPELPEVAYQKKYADATILHKKIVEIETGDKKIYQSAKADFEKILTDNAFESTSRIGKYLFLKLKKNGVLVMHFGMTGKLDYYQHDDTPKYTQLKLIFEDHSKLAFTCPRKFAKLYLAKSVEEFQQSHNLGADALAITEKEFLKICDGRSGTIKGLLMNQSLIAGIGNMYADEVLFQTKIHPKTKVNTLSQKQLKSIFDKIEEVLKVVKEARIEGKRVPESYLTRIRKEGEGADCPRNNGKIEQTKVSGRTTYFCPVCQKEIQ, from the coding sequence ATGCCAGAATTACCAGAAGTTGCTTACCAGAAAAAATACGCTGATGCTACCATTTTGCATAAAAAGATTGTTGAGATTGAAACCGGTGATAAAAAGATCTACCAGTCGGCTAAAGCCGATTTTGAAAAGATCCTCACAGACAATGCATTTGAATCCACGTCGCGAATAGGCAAATATTTATTTCTGAAATTAAAGAAAAACGGAGTGCTGGTAATGCATTTTGGAATGACGGGGAAACTTGATTATTATCAACACGATGATACTCCAAAATATACTCAATTAAAATTAATTTTTGAAGATCACTCCAAACTGGCCTTTACTTGTCCGCGTAAATTTGCTAAGCTCTATCTGGCAAAAAGCGTTGAAGAATTTCAACAATCTCACAATCTTGGAGCAGATGCCCTGGCTATAACCGAAAAGGAATTTCTAAAGATTTGTGATGGGAGAAGCGGAACGATAAAAGGCTTGTTGATGAATCAAAGTTTAATTGCCGGTATCGGGAATATGTATGCAGATGAGGTATTGTTCCAAACTAAAATTCATCCAAAAACAAAGGTAAATACCCTAAGCCAAAAACAGCTAAAATCAATTTTTGATAAAATTGAGGAGGTTTTAAAAGTAGTAAAAGAAGCCAGGATCGAAGGAAAGCGCGTGCCTGAATCTTATCTTACCCGGATACGAAAAGAAGGCGAAGGCGCAGATTGCCCCAGAAATAATGGTAAAATAGAACAAACTAAAGTCTCTGGGAGGACCACTTATTTTTGCCCTGTTTGCCAGAAGGAAATTCAATAA
- a CDS encoding S9 family peptidase — MQLELIFNITPSEDGYTATLDVPAQGASGIELDSVILQDDTVTIRSAKMQMTYTGKITGDSIEGTYKQRVQEYPLKLNKTVKKKPGNTALPSSEEELKKLAAKETGGYNYSVEDYFRTPQTFAFQLSPNGDHIAYMKRRDSGERDLYLMDTETKKESLLKKQEQDLIRGFSWANDERILYLQDKGGDENYHVYGVDINGANDKELTPFEGVRVNIIESLKEDKEHIIIQMNKDNPQQEEPYRLNINSGEITKLYTVKEGEPPVAGYDFDREGNLRAISRIVDGVNTELLYKIDGEFKLVKLTEFGDEFGISSFNPGSANPDDAYVISNLEGDKIEIQLYDLKKNKKINTVFSNDTYDVSGMALSKKRNYEIDYFSYTGEKTQIIPVSDTYKKIYNRLKQEFGDKQFFTVGRTDDESKYMIAVTSDKIVGEYYLYDVEADEVSLLYKLLPHLKEEDMASMKPITFKSRDGLTLHGYITLPHNYQEGMQVPLVVNPHGGPQGIRDSWGFNPEAQLFASRGYATLHVNFRISGGYGKEFLKAGFGEIGRKAMDDVEDGVDYVIEQGWVDKDRIAIYGGSHGGYAVLRGMTKTPEKYACGVDYVGVSNLNTFMETIPPYWEKYRELLYKIWYNPGIPEEKKIMDEISPALHVDEIKNPLFVVQGANDPRVNINEADQIVETLRSKGVEVPYMVKYDEGHGFAKEENRLDLYKAMMGFFAEHLKN, encoded by the coding sequence ATGCAACTTGAACTTATTTTTAATATTACCCCAAGTGAGGATGGCTATACAGCCACCTTAGATGTTCCCGCCCAGGGTGCTTCGGGAATCGAATTAGATTCGGTAATTTTGCAGGATGATACGGTGACGATCAGGTCTGCAAAGATGCAAATGACTTATACCGGTAAAATAACCGGTGATAGCATCGAAGGAACTTATAAACAAAGGGTACAGGAGTATCCTTTAAAATTAAACAAAACTGTGAAGAAAAAACCAGGAAATACCGCATTGCCATCAAGTGAAGAAGAACTTAAGAAGCTTGCCGCCAAGGAAACCGGAGGCTATAATTATTCCGTAGAAGACTACTTTAGAACTCCGCAAACTTTTGCTTTTCAGTTATCGCCAAATGGTGACCATATCGCATACATGAAACGTCGGGACTCTGGCGAGCGCGATTTGTATTTAATGGATACTGAAACCAAAAAAGAAAGCCTGTTGAAGAAACAGGAACAGGATTTAATCCGCGGATTTTCCTGGGCTAATGATGAGCGTATTCTATATCTTCAGGATAAAGGTGGAGATGAAAATTACCATGTTTACGGAGTAGATATTAATGGCGCAAATGATAAAGAGCTCACTCCTTTTGAAGGTGTGCGTGTGAATATTATAGAATCGCTAAAAGAAGATAAGGAACATATAATTATCCAAATGAATAAGGATAATCCACAGCAGGAAGAGCCTTATCGACTTAATATCAACTCAGGAGAGATTACCAAATTATATACAGTTAAAGAAGGCGAACCGCCGGTGGCGGGTTATGATTTTGATCGCGAAGGAAATTTAAGAGCGATAAGCAGAATTGTAGATGGTGTAAATACTGAACTCCTATATAAAATCGATGGAGAATTTAAATTGGTAAAGTTGACCGAATTTGGAGATGAATTTGGTATTTCTTCTTTCAATCCGGGGAGTGCTAATCCAGATGATGCCTATGTGATATCTAATCTTGAAGGAGATAAGATAGAAATTCAGCTTTACGATTTAAAGAAAAATAAGAAGATAAACACAGTTTTTAGTAATGATACCTATGATGTATCGGGTATGGCGCTTTCTAAAAAGCGTAACTATGAGATCGATTATTTTTCTTATACCGGTGAGAAAACACAAATTATTCCTGTTAGCGATACTTATAAAAAAATCTATAATAGGTTAAAGCAGGAATTTGGAGATAAACAGTTTTTTACCGTAGGTAGAACAGATGACGAATCCAAATATATGATTGCGGTAACCAGCGATAAAATTGTAGGAGAGTACTACCTATATGATGTAGAAGCTGATGAGGTAAGTTTACTCTATAAATTATTACCGCATCTAAAAGAAGAAGATATGGCGAGTATGAAGCCTATCACTTTTAAAAGTCGGGATGGATTAACGCTACACGGTTATATTACTTTGCCGCATAACTATCAGGAAGGAATGCAAGTGCCATTAGTGGTAAATCCTCATGGCGGGCCACAGGGAATCCGTGATAGCTGGGGCTTTAATCCAGAAGCGCAATTATTCGCCAGCCGTGGCTATGCAACCTTACATGTAAACTTTAGAATTTCTGGAGGCTATGGAAAAGAATTTTTAAAGGCAGGCTTTGGAGAAATTGGTCGTAAAGCAATGGACGATGTGGAAGATGGCGTAGATTATGTAATCGAACAAGGTTGGGTAGATAAAGATCGCATAGCGATATATGGCGGCAGTCATGGTGGTTATGCCGTATTACGCGGAATGACAAAAACACCGGAGAAATATGCCTGCGGAGTAGATTATGTAGGTGTGAGTAACCTAAATACTTTTATGGAAACTATCCCGCCATACTGGGAAAAGTATCGGGAGTTATTATATAAGATATGGTATAATCCGGGTATTCCGGAAGAGAAAAAGATTATGGACGAGATTTCGCCCGCCTTACATGTCGATGAAATCAAAAATCCGTTGTTTGTGGTTCAGGGGGCTAATGATCCTAGAGTGAATATTAACGAAGCCGATCAAATCGTAGAGACCCTTAGATCTAAAGGAGTAGAAGTGCCTTATATGGTGAAATACGATGAGGGTCACGGTTTTGCTAAAGAAGAAAATCGATTAGATCTTTATAAAGCGATGATGGGTTTTTTTGCGGAACACTTGAAGAATTAG
- a CDS encoding HD domain-containing protein gives MTNKDLIIENTIQFVKDTLKNAEGGHDWFHIERVLNNAKLIAKTEEANDFIIQLGALLHDIADSKFHNGDETVGPKVATEFLQSQQVNADVIEHVVKIIQNISFKGGNVEQQFHSTELDIVQDADRLDALGAIGIARTFNYGGFKGRPLYDPEIAPKLNMTKEEYKASNTPTINHFYEKLLLLKDRMNTKTGTEIAQKRHQYMESFLDQFYAEWNGEA, from the coding sequence ATGACTAACAAAGATTTGATTATTGAAAACACCATTCAGTTTGTAAAAGATACACTTAAAAACGCTGAAGGTGGGCATGACTGGTTTCATATAGAACGTGTTTTAAATAATGCTAAACTTATCGCTAAGACAGAAGAGGCCAATGATTTTATCATTCAGCTTGGCGCATTACTTCATGATATTGCCGATTCTAAATTTCATAATGGAGATGAGACGGTTGGGCCAAAAGTAGCTACCGAATTTCTACAATCTCAGCAGGTAAATGCAGATGTTATCGAGCATGTGGTAAAAATTATTCAGAATATCTCTTTTAAAGGCGGAAATGTAGAGCAACAATTTCATTCGACCGAATTAGATATCGTTCAGGATGCCGATCGTTTAGATGCCCTTGGTGCCATCGGGATCGCAAGAACCTTTAATTATGGTGGCTTTAAGGGAAGACCGCTTTATGACCCTGAAATAGCGCCAAAATTAAATATGACAAAAGAAGAATATAAAGCCTCTAATACTCCAACGATCAATCATTTCTACGAAAAGTTGTTATTGCTTAAAGATCGAATGAACACCAAAACTGGTACTGAAATTGCACAAAAACGCCATCAATATATGGAAAGCTTTTTAGATCAGTTTTACGCAGAATGGAATGGGGAAGCTTGA
- a CDS encoding lysophospholipid acyltransferase family protein encodes MKKILSYPLTVIFYFFFFLTLLIFHPVQWISLKLGGYSAHKKSVDIFNFFLLRCLNILGTRFVVENKHNIPVERPCIFVANHQGVYDIPPIIWYLRKHHPKFVSKKELGKGIPSISFNLRHGGSVLIDRKNRRESLLKMAKFAKYLKETNRSAVIFPEGTRSRDGQPKKFAASGMQMLFKQMPHALVVPITINNCWQLLKDGSFPLTIGVKLRMKVHKPIEIDSTDPESLVALVERTIIADIR; translated from the coding sequence ATGAAGAAAATACTATCATATCCATTAACGGTAATTTTTTACTTTTTTTTCTTTCTTACCTTACTAATATTTCATCCAGTCCAATGGATATCATTAAAATTGGGAGGTTATTCTGCACATAAAAAAAGTGTAGATATTTTTAATTTTTTCTTGCTGCGCTGCCTTAACATATTAGGAACACGATTTGTGGTTGAAAACAAACATAATATCCCGGTAGAGCGTCCATGTATATTTGTTGCTAACCATCAGGGCGTTTACGATATCCCACCCATTATCTGGTATTTAAGAAAACACCATCCCAAATTTGTTAGTAAAAAAGAACTGGGCAAAGGGATTCCCAGTATTTCTTTTAATTTAAGACATGGTGGATCGGTTTTAATCGATCGTAAAAACCGTAGAGAAAGTTTATTAAAAATGGCAAAATTTGCCAAATATTTAAAAGAGACCAATCGCTCTGCCGTAATCTTTCCTGAGGGTACAAGAAGTCGAGATGGCCAACCTAAAAAATTTGCGGCCAGTGGAATGCAGATGCTTTTTAAGCAGATGCCACATGCGCTGGTGGTACCAATAACCATTAATAACTGCTGGCAACTTTTAAAGGATGGAAGTTTCCCTTTAACAATAGGGGTAAAATTACGAATGAAAGTTCATAAACCTATTGAAATCGATTCTACCGATCCGGAAAGCCTGGTAGCCCTGGTAGAGCGTACAATAATTGCTGATATTCGATAA
- a CDS encoding BrxA/BrxB family bacilliredoxin: MYPADLVKPMREDLTSIGFEELHTVEDVEAAMKKEGTTLVVVNSVCGCAAANARPGARMSLQNAKTPDNLYTVFAGVDREATDVARGFMVPFPPSSPSMALFKDGELVHMLERHHIEGRPAEMIAENLTGAYDEFC, translated from the coding sequence ATGTATCCAGCAGATTTAGTAAAGCCAATGCGAGAAGATCTTACTAGCATAGGTTTTGAAGAATTACATACCGTAGAAGATGTAGAAGCGGCAATGAAAAAAGAAGGAACTACGTTAGTTGTAGTAAATTCGGTTTGCGGATGTGCTGCAGCAAATGCTCGTCCTGGTGCCAGAATGTCTTTACAAAATGCAAAAACTCCAGATAACTTATATACCGTTTTTGCCGGTGTAGATCGTGAAGCTACTGATGTTGCTCGTGGTTTTATGGTACCGTTCCCTCCTTCGTCGCCTTCTATGGCCTTATTTAAAGATGGTGAGCTGGTACACATGTTAGAGCGCCACCATATTGAAGGACGTCCTGCTGAAATGATTGCAGAGAACCTTACCGGTGCTTACGACGAATTCTGCTAA
- a CDS encoding TerB family tellurite resistance protein: MIKWLLAVLGFMYMRYPGAIIGFIIGTLLDNWNRSSGGFLQSMMAGKQASSVSPGDFELNLLSLCALVIKADGKVSQTELDYVRSYFVRAYGKERANATFRTFNDVIKNRELSASRISQYLASRTQYPTRLQITHFLFGIAQADGSVSTSEANMIQQIASYLKIGAKDFESIKAMFLKQTPESAYKILEIDKSASDADVKKAYRKMVKKYHPDKLEHMDEAYKKGAREKFDKVQEAYETIQKERGF; the protein is encoded by the coding sequence ATGATAAAGTGGCTTTTAGCTGTTTTAGGTTTTATGTACATGCGATATCCCGGGGCCATTATTGGTTTTATCATTGGGACACTTTTAGATAATTGGAATCGCAGCAGTGGTGGCTTTTTACAGTCGATGATGGCAGGGAAGCAGGCGTCGTCGGTAAGTCCGGGTGATTTTGAACTCAATTTATTGTCACTTTGCGCCCTGGTTATTAAAGCAGATGGTAAAGTTTCGCAAACCGAACTGGATTATGTGCGTTCCTATTTTGTTCGTGCTTACGGGAAAGAACGGGCCAATGCTACGTTTAGAACTTTTAATGATGTCATAAAAAACCGCGAATTATCGGCCTCCCGAATTTCACAATATTTGGCCAGCCGTACTCAGTATCCCACCCGATTGCAAATTACGCACTTTTTATTTGGGATTGCCCAGGCCGATGGCTCGGTAAGTACCTCAGAGGCTAATATGATCCAGCAAATCGCCAGTTATCTTAAGATTGGTGCTAAGGATTTTGAAAGTATTAAGGCCATGTTTCTTAAGCAAACGCCAGAGAGTGCTTATAAAATACTGGAGATTGATAAATCAGCCTCAGATGCCGATGTGAAAAAAGCCTATCGTAAAATGGTAAAGAAATACCACCCCGATAAGTTAGAACACATGGATGAGGCTTATAAAAAAGGGGCTCGTGAGAAATTTGATAAAGTACAGGAAGCCTACGAAACCATCCAGAAAGAACGTGGCTTCTAA
- a CDS encoding thioredoxin family protein, translated as MIKNLQIFILFLALPILSYSQKVNTINWLNFEQLEDSLARKPKKTFIYFYADWCVYCKKMEQNAFKNAEIIEKLNSDFYAVKMNAESTDTINFEGQKFYNQQAESMRNGIHQIPLLLASRENFEFSLPVILILDEKFRVKNREFEYLTTKKMMELISIH; from the coding sequence ATGATTAAAAATCTTCAAATATTCATCCTTTTCTTAGCCTTGCCCATACTCAGCTATAGCCAGAAAGTCAATACTATAAACTGGTTGAATTTTGAGCAATTAGAAGATTCTTTAGCCAGAAAACCGAAAAAAACTTTTATCTATTTCTACGCCGATTGGTGTGTGTACTGCAAAAAGATGGAGCAAAATGCATTTAAAAATGCTGAAATTATTGAAAAATTAAACTCTGATTTCTACGCGGTTAAAATGAATGCCGAAAGTACTGATACAATTAATTTTGAGGGCCAGAAATTCTATAATCAACAAGCCGAAAGCATGCGAAATGGCATTCATCAGATTCCACTTCTATTAGCTAGTCGAGAAAACTTTGAATTTAGCTTACCAGTGATCCTAATTTTAGACGAAAAATTTAGGGTTAAAAACCGCGAATTTGAATATTTAACGACTAAAAAAATGATGGAGTTGATAAGCATCCACTAA
- a CDS encoding UDP-2,3-diacylglucosamine diphosphatase, with protein sequence MIIPEGKKVYFSSDNHLGAPTKEASKPREAIFVKWLDEIKEDAAAIFLLGDLFDFWFEYKHAVPKGFVRVLGKLAELKDSGIPIYFFIGNHDLWMENYFEEELNIPTYRKAQEFEFNGKNFLIGHGDGLGPGDYGYKRMKKVFTNPFAKWLYRWLHPDIGIPLAQYFSVKNKLISGDEDAEFLGEDNEWLIQYCRRKLETKHYDYFLFGHRHLPMEIKLKEDSKYINTGDWITHYTYAEFDGNDLQLKKLKDK encoded by the coding sequence ATGATCATTCCCGAAGGAAAAAAAGTATATTTTAGTAGTGATAATCACTTAGGTGCTCCCACCAAAGAAGCCAGTAAACCCAGAGAGGCGATATTCGTTAAATGGTTGGATGAAATTAAAGAAGATGCCGCTGCTATTTTTTTGCTAGGTGATCTTTTTGATTTTTGGTTTGAATATAAACATGCTGTGCCTAAAGGCTTTGTTAGAGTTTTAGGAAAACTGGCCGAACTAAAAGACAGTGGTATTCCCATCTATTTTTTCATCGGAAATCACGACCTATGGATGGAAAATTATTTTGAAGAAGAACTAAATATCCCCACCTATCGCAAAGCACAGGAATTTGAATTTAACGGAAAGAATTTTTTAATAGGTCATGGGGACGGACTTGGTCCGGGAGATTATGGCTATAAGCGGATGAAAAAGGTATTTACCAATCCCTTTGCAAAATGGTTGTATCGTTGGCTGCATCCTGATATTGGCATTCCGTTAGCCCAATATTTTTCAGTAAAAAATAAGCTCATCTCAGGAGATGAAGATGCTGAATTCTTAGGTGAAGATAACGAATGGTTAATCCAGTATTGTAGGCGTAAACTGGAAACTAAACATTATGATTATTTTCTTTTTGGTCACCGCCATTTACCTATGGAAATTAAGCTGAAAGAAGATTCTAAATATATCAATACCGGCGACTGGATTACACATTATACCTATGCCGAATTCGACGGAAATGATTTGCAGTTAAAAAAGCTGAAGGATAAATAG
- a CDS encoding rhodanese-like domain-containing protein, whose protein sequence is MNPIIPAIVIVILLGSYFVLKNYNNRKRDQSLKGKNISQFQILDVRTPREFKQGHIKNAINFPLGIINSDSLKKLNKELNYITYCAHGIRSVKASKILKENGFKVTNGGSIKDLQKLIAYSENRN, encoded by the coding sequence ATGAATCCGATTATTCCTGCCATTGTCATCGTAATACTGTTGGGCTCCTATTTTGTGCTGAAAAACTATAACAACAGAAAAAGAGACCAATCGCTGAAAGGAAAGAATATTAGTCAGTTTCAAATTTTAGATGTTCGCACTCCAAGGGAATTTAAACAGGGACATATAAAAAATGCCATTAATTTTCCGCTGGGCATTATCAATTCAGACAGCCTTAAAAAGTTAAATAAAGAGCTTAATTATATCACCTATTGCGCACATGGAATACGCAGTGTAAAAGCCAGCAAAATTTTAAAAGAAAACGGTTTTAAAGTAACTAACGGTGGTTCGATAAAAGACCTCCAGAAATTAATAGCGTATTCTGAAAACAGAAACTAA